AGTTAACGTTCCACACTTACATCAACACCACACCACAACACAATAGTATTGAAAATAACATCGTAAAATTCGTTTTCAACACAAAATCTAAAAACTCTCTTTCACTACAAAGAAGACAAAACAACTATATCAATGGTGGCCTAAACTTATGGAACCTGAAGACAAGAGAACTAGCACAGAAAGCATGGTTATTCGAAAGATACCTCCACCAAAGAGTAAGTAACACTCCTAGTTCATATATAAAACTGTGGGAAGAGGAactcaaaaacaacaacaacaacaaaacaacaacaaaacaaaatcaactacaactacactGGCAATGCAAGCAAGCATGGACCCAATTAAAAACTCCacaaaataaacaaacacACTACGAACACCtcccaaaattaaaaaaaatatacgaGGATATGATGACAACTCAATCTCCTGAACACAACAAATTCATACCAACTCCTGgccaaaaagaaataatgacCAAAATTAATAGCAAACACCTTccatttaaagaaatcaaaaaaataataaacatgaAAGGTAGAGATCTATTATGGAGATACACACTGAAAGCACTACCAAAAATATACAACATGCCATGCCAACAGTGTGGGGAAGATGAGACCTCAGAACATATATTCTTCAACTGCAAAGCCCACATCAAAAACACACAAGAAATCTTCAACTACACCCTAACTAAGTGTGGACACACCACTCACACCTGGAATGTGAAGATTTTAAACCATCTACAAATTGCACTAGTAGCCAATTTAATAGCTATTATATTCGATAAAATCTGGCACAAAAGAAATAAACTCATTCacgatgaaaaagaaataataattcacagACAACAAGTCATACGTGAACTAATTAAAACACAAAGAGCTGCATGGGACAGGACACAAGCGGTTATAAACAAAACATTAAGAATCAAATCAAAGCAACGGCCAGaagaacaaaataaattagactCACTAATCTCGCTAAAGCTATTACAATTTAGCAGACAATGGAACTCACCTCTTCACGCAATAGAACTTCCTAAACAtctcaaaaaatacaataattcaCTCAGTActttctataaataaataaaaaaaaaaaaaaaaaaaaaaaaaaaaaaaaaaaaaaaaaaaaaaaaaaaaaaaaacctgggaacccaagttaatcagaaaatttccagatttttaactttttaaagaaaaatataaaaaatagaaagaaaataaaatgaaaatcacaaacaacaccacaaatattaagcaacacaaatgcctacaaaaaataagcgaaattgtggataaaactcaattaaaaaaaaaacaattcaaatacgtcataaacatcaatcacgaaccagacgataaaataaaaaaagatttagaaaaaagtttggacaaaaaagatgttttaatcaaaagtaataatacaattcaaaattcgaaacaaaaaaaaaaaaaaaaaaaaaagtaaactaACCCCTCTTTTAGAGaccctgtaaaaaaaaaaaaaaaaataaaataaaatgagatctagcatctcaaggagaagcaaataataattgcgttatccaattcaaaaaaaaaaatatatattactattttccaattcaaaaaaaaatattcttaaaatataaataatacaaaaaataatccatgatcaaaattaattaaaccgggttgatattataattattaaataaaatctattCACCCTTAACAAACAAACTTtccaaaattatatttaatatttttaattaaaaaaaacatttattcaaatttaaccACCTTTGATCTATTTTGTGGGTATTTTGAACTTATTATTGtaagaaaaagataatatcaaatttttacataattcctatttatttataaatttcttaattaaattttaagtgaattactatttatttttaagtacgataattatatttgaaaatttatctacatattaaaaaaaattataactcTCTCAATTATAAGttttttttgtgtattttaacaatataattttaagtcaacatataattatttaagtttttttttaatttaaaataattctatttttttttaaatatataaattacttaatttttttaaaaaaagtataaattctatttttttttttttaatttattattattgtttattaaagtattatacattttaaaatgctatgtaatttttttcaaactattgtagaaaatgatataactaaaaatatatttggtGATAAAACTTATTTTATAACCCATGTTCTATTAGTTGGTCTTTAtatttggtttttattttattctttatatacctatttaaaagaaaaaagtaagttaaaactaaattaaaccaaattactattaatagtagtattattattattttctactATGACTATTACTaacctttttaaaatattaaaaaaaaaaaaaagaatgtttTAGAAGAATTACTATTGCAATTTATTGGCCTTTACTATTAGGGAATGTGTGTAGGATTgtatcattttctttattcattttatataaagaagaaatattaccaaattcaaaatatcttgggaattttttatttggattatacATCTTACCTGCTTTACTATTCTTAACTTTCTTTTCAagtatttctttattattgtaaatatttcaaaaattattttattttaatttaatttaatttaatttcattttattattaatatattttttttttccttttttaatttattttttaaaaaatagattaaaaatttataaaagggtaaaatcaaataataaagaagttACTCaatataaaacaattataaaaatgttaaatttaattatttatacagTTAtgttaataatggtaattctTGAATTTACCTTATCACCAAATGAAAAAGCTTCAGTTGATATACCAGATTCTCCAGCACAAGTAATTATTCAAATGTTTATtgcatttatttatttatttgcaaGTTCagtttcaataattaatatgtaagtaaaaataattattttttaaaaaaaaaaaaaaaaaaaaaaagaaaaaaaaaaatattaaaaaaaaaaaaaaaaaaaaaaaaaaaaaaagaatattattatacaataatcaatcaataaATTATGATGGTAGTTTTGATGCAAATGCAACAacagaatttaaaaagaaatattataaaatagcatttattggttgttgttgttttttgaCACGTTCAATtataacaacaattacagtttttaaattaattgatccaTTTGGTATAAAagatattatatattatccagttttagaaattattccaattttattacttttaaatattacaaatGGACTTCATAAGTATGCTGGAACTTTAGGtgaaattaatgaagaaACTGGACttttgaaaaacaaattataattgaataaaaataaaataaaaataattatcattattattattattataaattttaaaaaattatattaaatgtatatatatatttagaaTTTccagatttatttttagttttttcatttcactttttaattttttttttttttttttttttttattttttttaatccgttaaaaaaaaaaaaaaaacttttttaaaaaaaaaaaaaaaaaaaaaaaaaaatttttatttcacTTGTTGGTAACATACCACtgacaaattaaattaattttttatttttattttgaccattgctctttttttatatgaatgattttctctttaaataataaataataaataataaataataaataataaataattattaaaaataacaacataTATATGATTCAtagatcaaattaaaaataaaaaaaaaaaaatataaaatataaaacaaatttgGAATGAATGGTAACAGTAAAGTCCATAcagaagaaaataaaaacgaACATCAACAAGAAGGGAAAGGAggagaacaagaacaagaacaaataaataaacatataaataaagatacaatcaataataataataataataataatagtatgtCAATGGAAATGGATATAAACTCAGTTAGTGTAAACTCACTCTCTGAACCAACACCTAACgaacaacaaaataacaataataataataatagtaatggtaatggtaatggtaatgatgaaACTACATcttcaaaaacaacaacgaTAATTAATAGTAATCCTTTAGATACAGATACAATAAtgcatttaaataataatgatagtagtaataatactactactactactatccCACGACAATCATCCTCTTCAATACAAAATGGTATTCATAAAGAAGAgaatataaatcaattaacagaaatacaactacaaccaTCACTACAAATAATGGACAAAGAACAACAAATGAATGGTATTGAGGAAAGTACTACTATAGCAACTCAAACTACATTACCAacgaataataataataataataataataataataataataataataataataataataataataataatatattggAAAAAGAAAGTAATGGTGTACAAGAGATTGAAGATTCACCAAATCATCTTTCACTAAAAAGAAAACTTATGATTTTAGAGGAAATGGGTTTGATTtctgatgataataataaaaataataataataatagtatagaTATACCCAATAGTAATCGATTAAATCAAATACCTTCTTCTTATAAAACTTCACTCTATATTTGTTTATATCCAATAGGATATGCCAttgataatatatataaagtaaatatatatataatatacaTTATAGTAATTCATTTCTATTTATATACACCATAGTATCTCATtccttttattattaacacaTAATTCTATTTATTCACTTCCCCACCCGCTTCGAATAATAATTAGGACAAAATATTTACATATAAcgataaaatttcaaaagattttCTAAATTCAATCTCTCAAGGAAAACTAACAccatatataattaatattttagatCAATTAAGTGAACAAAATgatcaaaaacaacaacaacaacaacaacaacaacaacaacaacaacaacaacaacaacaacaacaacaacaacaacaacaacaacaacaaacaaataatatatatcaaaattcaaatgaaataaCCTATTATAATGGTTGTATTGTAGTTAATATTAAAGATTATAGAGGATTCGCAGAGAATGAACAAATAGCAAAAACctttaatagtaaaaatatgAAACCCTATCCAATCACTGTACCAATTGGtacatttaaagaatttatagaaaaaagaatcattttaaaaccaACTATGGAATCATTActttttgatattaaaaagaattgttcaactttaaataatgataataaaaataataatatcaataatatcaataatatcaataataataataataataataataataataataataataataataataatattaatattaataataataataatataaataattatttgaatattaaaGAATCAGAAATTGTTAATGaagaatatttattaaattttgaaaaatgtcTTTTACATGCAATTACACCTCAATTAGAATTGAGTGTAAACcctaattgtttttttgatcaattaGAAACTAAACAAAAGCAATTATATAATCAATCacattctttattttcatataaaagGTTTAAACCTTCTGATTTTATTGGGTatgttaaattttattattattattattattatttaaatccaatacaaaataaaataatttactaataattttattaaatcagtTTAAAATACCCTGttgtatataataataataataataataataataataataataaaagctataataatattagtaataataataataataatgttagtAATAGATTTATAAAAACACATTCAATATCAAATATTCAAGAAAGACAacaagttaataataatgatttatcaacCATATCAACACAACAATCACCACCAACTTTAATACAAACATCTGCAAAAAGATCAATCATAACATTGAATACTCAAATCAATACAACCAATAGTTGTTTACCAAATGAtaatttctctttatttaaatttttaaattcaaatccaAAATGGGTAAATGAAAGAAAATCAATGCTACAATATCattcaaatataaatcaaaCTCAATCATTTCCAtttaattatcaatttaataataataataataataataataatatacctgtaaataataataataataatgtaataaCTCAACCACCATTTGGAAATGGAATTAatacattttcaattaaaccaTCTATTATGACCAAAATACCAATTGAATGTGAACAATTGAATGGTAGACTCCTTCAATTCTTTTCAACTAGTAATCTTACTGTATTAACCTTTGAATGTAAAGCAAAACCAACTGgatatgaattattaatgtaTGTCTCTGAGACTACTCAAGTATTAAATACATTAATATCtttaagaaatttaaaatttactgCTCCATCTACCTCTACTTCTTCATCCTCCTCTAGTGGAggtaccactactactaccactgcCACTggaacaacaccaacaacaccaacaccagtACCATTaactcaacaacaattaattcaacaattaatatcattttcattgaaTAAACCAATACTAccattaaatcaacaatcaCCATTAGCTGAAGCATCCTACGTTTTAGATACTCAATTACCACAACCAACTTATTTATCATTTCCAATTGGTAATTCAAAGCAAGCTCACTTTTTAATTAACCATATGAAATCTTGTATTGAACATGAAGGTCATTACATACTATCATATGATTCTTCATTTCCTGATACTATCTCTTCTCAAGCTCAggaaataagaaaaaaagcTGAATATATACATAATCAgcaacaattaaatcaacaacaacaactacaatatcatttacaacaacaaaaacaacaacaacaacaacaacaacaacaacaacaacaacaaaatcaacaacaacaacaacaaaatcaacaacaacaacaaaatcaacaaaatcaacaacaaaatcaacaacaaaatcaacaacaaaatcaacaacaacaacaacaacaaaaccaacaaaatcaacaaaatcagcaaaatcaacaacaaaaccaacaacaacagcaacagcaaaatcaacaacaacagcaaaatcaacaaactcagcaacaacaaactcAGCAACAAAtccaacaaaatcaacaacaaccaactcaacaaattcaacaacaaaaccagcaacaaattcaacaaaaccAACAGCAGCTACAGCAACAGCagctacaacaacaacagcaacaaattcaacaacaacaaattcaattacagcaacaacaaatacaacaaaaacaactacaacaacttcaacaacaacaacaacaacaacaacaacaacaacaacaacaacaacaacaacaacaacaacaacaacaacaacaacaacaacaacaacaacaacaacaacaacaacaacaacaacaacaacaacaacaacaactacaacaaacAAGAAATTTGCAaccacaacaaattcaaacaCAACCTTTACAACAACCACCGAATCAAATGGCACAATCAATGATATCACCCCAATCTACACCATCTACATCTCCATCACCACAACAGCAATATCAAACAACACCTGTGCTTCAAGCTGGTGTTCAACCTCAATCGCAGCTAACCATAAAGCAACCGATTCAGCAACCACTACAACcactacaacaaccacaaccacaaccacaacaacaacaacaacaacaacaacaacaaccaccacaaccacaaccacaaccacaacaatttGCACAACATTtgcaacagcaacaaatgCAGAGACCACAAGCTCAACTACAACCACCTCAGATtcttcaacaacttcaacaacagcaacagcagcaacaacaacaattacaaccacCTCAGattcttcaacaacaatatcaaacattacaaccacaacaattgATACtccaacaacaaatacatgaaaaacaaaatattcaTCAACAAATGTTACTCCAACAACAAAGGAATCAAACAAATTTACAACTTCTTCAACAACAGGCTCAACAAATACCTCCAAACAATCCTCAACTATTGCAAAccaatcaacaacaacaacaatttgtcactcaacaaattcaacatcaacatcaacagcTTTTACAAAGTCAATCTATTATCCAACAGTTGCAATTACAacttcatcaacaacaacaattacaacaactcCAAgcacaacttcaacaacaaacttCCCCAAACAttatacaacaacaacagcagcaacaacaacaacagcaacaacaacaacgaattaattaaattttttagcttttattttttttttttttttcacttttccaaggtttatttaatttctttttttaaaatatttttttttttttttttaataggtCTATTTCCCTAAATAAAAAggcagaaaaaaaaaaaatccaattatatatcttaatttattattattattattattattatttttttttttttttttttttttaataatatcccaatatttttttttttatttatttttatttttattttttttttttttggtcaaaaagatattatcaaaaataaattcaagaTCTTGAttggatttttatttttttattttttattttatttttttttattattttttcttttttttttttttttacgaaAATAATCGAAAAGTGAgtgatgaattaaaaaaaaaaataaaataaaataaaaataaatgaatgttaaaacaattagttaattttaaaaaattaaaaaaaattaaaaaaaaaaaaaaaaagatatataatttcaatatgttgctaaaaattaaaaaaaaaaataaaaaaaataaaaaatccaaaTGGAAAGTGGATCTACGGTTTATTTCATTTCCAAAGTACTTATCTCTCTTGAAAATCAGTTGGAACGTTCGctctttgattttttttttttttttcggtttttttattttcaaacctaaataaatttataaaattttttttttttcaattttttttttttttttttttttttttttttttattttcgtttttttatttttttttatttttttttatttttttttattttttttttattttttttttgcaactTTGGCATTTATCTTtctgtctttttttttatctttatatctttttttttatttttttaaaaaaaaattttatttaaattaaatttttaatccaaattaattttttttaaaatttaaaaaataaaaaaaaaaaaaatcataaactTAAAAAGTAGTAGTTCTTGTAACACCCATATAATATACCAAtacatataaattaaaaaaaaaaaattaaaaaaaataagaaaataaataaaaaaaaataataataaattaataaataaaaaaataaaaaaaaaaagttaaatttgcattatttataaaataatcaaaaaggTCTTTTCTACAAAACcaaacctttttttaaatagcgcctttcaaataaaatatttattcatttttaccacacaacaaaaaacaaccacacatatatatttttttttttttttttcaaaaacggtaaaattttttttttatttatattttcaactttaatatattttttttaaattaattaattaaaaaaacgtTAGTAAGTAGATTTAatatatctattttttataataataatataacaataacaataacaataacaataacaataacaataacaataacaataataataataataatatactttttttatttgttttttttttttgttttgtttatttctggtcttttttttttcaaattttttttttttcaaattttttttttcaaattttttttttttgttttttttttgacgaTTCATATCTATTTTCCATCGAAATTAATCtaacttttaaaattcatatttctttttttttttttttttttttaattggattgataaaaaaaaaaataaaattaaaaaaaaaaaaaaaaaaaaagaaatgaatcaatttaaattagtaaattctataattaaagaaactTTAACAAAGAGTAGTAATTcagtattattaaaatcaagtCAAAAGAATTGTAAAGTCTCAAGTGgaactattaataataacatttttagaaattcaaaatttacaaCTTCCAATTTAACattaacaacatcaacaactttaaatacaaaaaattcaatttttaactttgaacaaaacaaaaaaacttTAGGTTGTCTTTTATTTACtacaacttttttatttaattcaacaacaacaaataacgatagtattaaaactttttgtaccaatactacaactactacaacaacaacaacaacaaataataataataataatagtaatataaatataatgattGATACAATGACTATAAATGATGCTAGTGCTGCTTCAACCTCTTCTACAGTTGCTGAAGATTGTCTAAGTACTACTATTGATGCTACAGCCACTATTACAGATACAACAACTAATCATAAAACATATGTAGATGAAGCAATGCAAGATAGAGAAATGAGagatcaaaataataatagcaatgaTGATAGTAcagatgaaattaataatatagataaaaataaaagtaataatatagataaagaagaacaagagcaagaagaagaagaagaagaagataatacaaatacaaatataacatcagatgatgatgaaacaaatcaaataataaataatataaataatataaataactaTAATAGTGAAGAGTGTATAGGTGGTGAAggtaattttcatttaaattctGGAGTTTGTGTTATTCCACATCCAAATAAAAGACATAAAGGAGGTGAAGATGCATATTTTATTAGTATAGATCAAAATGTAATTGGTGTTGCAGATGGTGTTGGTGGATGGGGTGATGTCGGTATTGATCCATCAGAATATTCAAATACATTAATGAAAGGTTCAAAGATTGGCGCCGACTCACAAAAAGTTGAACGTGATCCACTCATTATCATGGAACAAGGCTACCAATACGCCCAAGACGTCAAGGGTAGTAGCACATGTTGTATAGTGGTTTTATCAGCCaccaataatatattatcagCAAATCTTGGTGATAGTGGCTTTTTAGTGATTAGAAATAATGAGGTTATCTTTAGAACTCGTGAACAACAACACGCTTTCAATATGCCATTCCAATTGGGTACTCAATCAATTGATCGTCCAATTCACTCTATAACCGCAAGTTTCCCAGCTGAGAAAGgtgatttaattataatggGTACTGATGGTGTTTTCGATAATCTCTTTGATGATGAAATCTTGGAAATCGGTGAAAAATATGATGACCCACAAATCATAGCACGTCAAGTCGCTAAAAGAGCTTTCGAAGTTGGTTGTTCAACAACTATCTATACTCCTTTCGCTAAAAATGCTGGTCACAATGGTTACATTTATAATGGTGGTAAATTAGATGATATCACTGTAGTTGTAGGTTTGGTTGATGATGGTCCACTTAGACCAGTTAAAccagatttattattattagatgaaGAAGTTGctcaataaatttaattttaatcatcatttttatatattactttacgaaataaaaaaaaaaaaaaaaaaaaaaagaaaaaaaaaaaaaaaaaaaaaaaaaaaaccatcaaagaaatttacaaaactatatataggtttttttttttctttttttttttatttaaacctta
This region of Dictyostelium discoideum AX4 chromosome 3 chromosome, whole genome shotgun sequence genomic DNA includes:
- a CDS encoding protein phosphatase 2C-related protein, coding for MNQFKLVNSIIKETLTKSSNSVLLKSSQKNCKVSSGTINNNIFRNSKFTTSNLTLTTSTTLNTKNSIFNFEQNKKTLGCLLFTTTFLFNSTTTNNDSIKTFCTNTTTTTTTTTTNNNNNNSNINIMIDTMTINDASAASTSSTVAEDCLSTTIDATATITDTTTNHKTYVDEAMQDREMRDQNNNSNDDSTDEINNIDKNKSNNIDKEEQEQEEEEEEDNTNTNITSDDDETNQIINNINNINNYNSEECIGGEGNFHLNSGVCVIPHPNKRHKGGEDAYFISIDQNVIGVADGVGGWGDVGIDPSEYSNTLMKGSKIGADSQKVERDPLIIMEQGYQYAQDVKGSSTCCIVVLSATNNILSANLGDSGFLVIRNNEVIFRTREQQHAFNMPFQLGTQSIDRPIHSITASFPAEKGDLIIMGTDGVFDNLFDDEILEIGEKYDDPQIIARQVAKRAFEVGCSTTIYTPFAKNAGHNGYIYNGGKLDDITVVVGLVDDGPLRPVKPDLLLLDEEVAQ